The Pseudoalteromonas sp. DL-6 genome has a window encoding:
- a CDS encoding DUF3185 family protein: MTNKIIGIVLIVIGVALGMWGYDVYDSAASQVTRALNGETPVEAWLGFIGGAVCILVGITRLK, translated from the coding sequence ATGACAAATAAAATCATTGGTATTGTACTTATTGTTATCGGCGTAGCGCTTGGTATGTGGGGTTATGATGTTTACGATTCTGCAGCTTCACAAGTTACTCGCGCATTAAATGGCGAAACCCCTGTAGAAGCATGGCTAGGCTTTATTGGCGGGGCAGTATGTATTTTAGTGGGTATTACCCGACTTAAATAG
- the ahpC gene encoding alkyl hydroperoxide reductase subunit C, whose protein sequence is MSTSLINTKLQPFNATAYHNGDFVELTEKDVLGKWSIFFFYPADFTFVCPTELGDLADHYAQLQEMGVEVYSVSTDTHFTHKAWHDTSDTIGKITYPMIGDPTGRITRNFGVMIEDDGLALRGTFVMNPEGEIKVVETHDLGIGRSAKELVRKVQAAQYIATHDGEVCPASWQPGEDTLAPSLDLVGKI, encoded by the coding sequence ATGAGCACTTCATTGATTAACACAAAATTACAACCTTTCAATGCAACAGCTTACCACAATGGTGACTTTGTAGAACTCACTGAAAAAGACGTATTAGGTAAGTGGTCTATCTTTTTCTTTTACCCTGCAGATTTTACATTTGTATGCCCAACTGAATTAGGTGACCTTGCAGATCATTACGCACAGTTACAAGAAATGGGCGTAGAGGTTTACTCGGTATCAACAGATACACACTTTACGCACAAAGCTTGGCATGACACGTCAGACACTATCGGTAAAATCACTTACCCAATGATTGGCGACCCAACAGGACGCATTACACGTAACTTTGGTGTAATGATTGAAGATGATGGTTTAGCACTTCGCGGTACATTTGTAATGAACCCAGAGGGCGAAATCAAAGTTGTTGAAACGCATGATTTAGGTATTGGTCGTAGTGCTAAAGAACTTGTTCGTAAAGTACAAGCTGCACAATACATTGCCACTCATGACGGTGAAGTATGTCCTGCATCTTGGCAGCCAGGTGAAGACACATTAGCACCTTCACTAGACCTAGTTGGTAAGATTTAA
- the ahpF gene encoding alkyl hydroperoxide reductase subunit F, which produces MLDNNIKNQLKSHFESLTQPVELLIALDDSKKSTEVESLANDLASLSDKFSVSNNPDSTARRPSMVVHSPQKNTHITFAGVPMGHEFTSLVLALLHTGGHPSKASEDDIEQIQSLDQELNFEVYISLSCQTCPQVVQALNTMAATNSKISATMIDGALFQDEVEQRNILAVPAVYLNGEPFSQGAMSLTDILNKVDSKGAQRQAKALNEKSVFDVLVVGGGPAGASAAIYSARKGLNTGVVADRFGGQVADTLAIENFISVKATEGPKMVAQLEEHVKEYDVDVMHNQRATNLQKGSDGYDITLENGAVLQAKSLVLATGARWREMNVPGEQQYKGHGVAYCPHCDGPLFKGKPVAVIGGGNSGIEAAIDLANIVEHVTVLEFADTLRADEVLIRKANSLKNITIIKNAQTTEVLGDGNKVTGLNYTDRVSGESKELTLAGIFVQIGLIPNTEWLQESDLELSQFGEILIDAKGATSLPGIYGAGDATNTPFKQIIIAMGAGATASLGAFDYLIRQTPDAEQNAA; this is translated from the coding sequence ATGTTAGACAACAACATAAAGAACCAATTAAAAAGCCATTTTGAATCGCTGACTCAGCCTGTTGAGCTGCTTATCGCCTTGGATGACAGCAAAAAGTCAACAGAAGTAGAAAGTTTAGCGAATGATTTAGCATCACTAAGCGATAAGTTTAGTGTGAGTAACAATCCAGATTCTACGGCACGCAGACCTTCAATGGTGGTGCATTCGCCACAAAAAAATACTCATATTACCTTTGCAGGGGTACCTATGGGTCATGAATTTACTAGTTTAGTACTTGCGCTATTGCACACAGGCGGACACCCAAGTAAAGCCAGCGAAGATGATATTGAGCAAATACAATCACTTGATCAGGAACTAAACTTTGAAGTGTATATTAGTTTGAGTTGCCAAACCTGTCCGCAAGTGGTTCAAGCGCTCAATACAATGGCTGCTACAAATAGCAAAATATCTGCCACTATGATTGATGGTGCTCTGTTTCAAGATGAAGTAGAGCAAAGAAATATATTGGCTGTACCCGCTGTTTATTTAAACGGAGAGCCTTTTAGCCAAGGGGCAATGAGCCTAACAGATATTCTAAATAAAGTTGATAGCAAAGGTGCACAGCGCCAAGCCAAAGCATTGAATGAAAAATCAGTGTTTGATGTTCTTGTAGTTGGCGGTGGCCCTGCGGGCGCATCAGCAGCCATTTATTCTGCCCGTAAAGGCTTAAATACGGGGGTGGTTGCCGATCGATTTGGTGGCCAAGTAGCTGACACATTGGCCATTGAAAACTTTATTTCGGTAAAAGCAACTGAAGGGCCAAAAATGGTGGCCCAGCTTGAGGAGCATGTTAAAGAATACGATGTTGATGTAATGCACAACCAACGCGCTACAAACCTGCAAAAAGGCAGTGATGGCTATGACATTACTTTAGAAAATGGCGCAGTTTTACAAGCAAAATCACTTGTGCTAGCAACCGGCGCACGCTGGCGTGAAATGAACGTACCTGGCGAGCAACAATATAAAGGTCATGGCGTTGCATATTGTCCGCATTGTGATGGCCCATTGTTTAAAGGCAAACCTGTTGCTGTAATAGGTGGCGGAAACTCAGGTATTGAAGCGGCTATTGATTTAGCTAACATTGTAGAGCATGTAACGGTGCTTGAATTTGCCGATACGTTACGTGCCGACGAAGTACTTATTCGTAAAGCTAATAGCTTAAAAAACATTACTATTATTAAAAATGCACAAACCACTGAAGTACTCGGTGATGGTAATAAAGTGACAGGCCTGAATTATACCGATCGTGTTTCTGGAGAAAGTAAGGAGCTAACTTTAGCCGGTATATTTGTACAAATTGGTTTGATACCAAACACCGAATGGTTACAAGAGAGTGACCTTGAGCTTAGTCAATTTGGTGAAATACTCATTGATGCTAAAGGTGCAACGTCGTTACCAGGTATATACGGTGCGGGCGATGCGACCAATACGCCATTTAAGCAAATTATTATTGCTATGGGCGCCGGCGCAACTGCGAGCTTAGGAGCTTTTGACTACTTAATTCGCCAAACACCCGATGCAGAGCAAAACGCTGCTTAA
- a CDS encoding ATP-binding protein gives MNFLRCFHNIVSNQQLSFDQKIADLLAFGLDVFQLDLAIISRVKNNSYTVLHAITPDNSLAIGTEFELNGTYCTHTLSANSALAFHNASQSRIANHPCYINFQLEAYIGAPIRIGQEVFGTVNFSSAQECAPFSDEAYDYIELLAQWLGSEFARNQDKINLIKNSDTLLKLESVANIGTWEVDLVNNTLFWSEQTRRIHQAEEGYTPNIETAIEFYKAGKSRDSINKAVENAVSKGEKWHLELEIVTAKQQSIWVSTFGEAEFNNGQCVRLFGTFQDITEAVKLREELKQKKALAEQLLKDRSMLFAKISHELRTPLNGITGMLATLIDEHDYDKRAEKIKIALRSADILLSIINEVLDFSKINHGELKLEPHHSLLKTVFTDVVSLYSVLFSNKNIELRATNLIANDVWVYCDTSRLSQIVSNLLSNALKFTEHGSVYLESQLALDTKHPLLTIKITDTGRGMSEAYLNSLFKPFTQEVDANNNKGGTGLGLAIVKELVGFMNGKIEVTSEVKVGTCFTLTIPIELGKQQTQTPSLKSINSHSNKLSVLVVDDNEINRLVLEAALDKFNIKSDFAIDGQDALLKCKQKHFDLIFMDCIMPIMDGFQATRQLKAQGICDPQQTYIVALTANASSQDKLNCQQAGMDMFIAKPFKLPAIEEAITNTLKRLGVATL, from the coding sequence GTGAATTTTCTTCGATGCTTTCATAATATAGTCTCTAATCAACAGCTAAGCTTTGATCAAAAAATTGCAGACTTACTTGCTTTTGGGCTCGATGTTTTTCAGCTCGACTTGGCTATTATCAGCCGCGTGAAAAATAATTCTTACACTGTTTTACATGCCATTACCCCTGACAATTCTCTTGCTATTGGTACTGAATTTGAGTTAAACGGCACCTATTGCACGCATACCTTGTCGGCCAACTCTGCATTGGCATTTCATAATGCGTCGCAAAGTAGGATTGCAAATCACCCTTGCTATATTAATTTCCAATTAGAAGCGTACATTGGTGCGCCTATACGAATAGGCCAAGAGGTATTTGGCACTGTTAACTTTTCATCAGCTCAAGAATGTGCTCCTTTTAGCGATGAAGCTTATGATTATATTGAATTATTAGCGCAGTGGTTAGGCTCAGAATTTGCACGTAATCAGGATAAAATTAACCTCATTAAAAATAGTGACACTTTACTAAAGCTTGAAAGTGTAGCAAATATAGGCACATGGGAAGTCGATCTTGTTAATAACACCCTGTTTTGGAGTGAACAAACTCGACGCATTCATCAAGCCGAAGAAGGCTATACTCCAAATATAGAAACAGCCATTGAATTTTATAAAGCGGGCAAAAGCCGAGATAGTATTAATAAAGCGGTAGAAAATGCGGTATCTAAAGGGGAAAAATGGCACTTAGAGCTGGAAATTGTTACCGCTAAACAGCAAAGCATTTGGGTGTCGACTTTTGGTGAGGCCGAGTTTAATAACGGCCAATGTGTGCGATTATTTGGTACTTTTCAAGATATAACTGAAGCCGTTAAGCTACGCGAAGAGTTAAAACAAAAAAAAGCACTTGCTGAGCAGCTATTAAAAGATCGAAGTATGCTATTTGCCAAAATTAGTCATGAGCTACGCACTCCGCTCAATGGTATTACGGGTATGTTAGCGACACTCATAGATGAGCATGATTATGACAAGCGGGCTGAAAAAATTAAAATTGCCCTACGAAGTGCTGATATATTATTAAGTATTATCAATGAAGTACTCGATTTTTCAAAAATAAATCATGGTGAATTAAAACTGGAACCTCATCACTCGTTGCTTAAAACGGTATTTACCGATGTGGTTTCTTTATATTCAGTATTATTTAGCAATAAAAACATTGAACTACGAGCCACTAACCTCATTGCTAACGATGTTTGGGTATATTGTGACACCTCTCGGCTAAGCCAAATTGTGTCTAATTTACTGAGTAACGCGTTAAAATTTACAGAGCATGGATCTGTTTATCTTGAATCGCAATTAGCATTAGATACAAAGCACCCTTTACTCACCATTAAAATAACCGACACGGGTCGCGGTATGAGCGAGGCGTATTTAAACTCATTATTTAAGCCTTTTACCCAAGAGGTTGATGCCAACAACAACAAAGGTGGCACTGGGTTAGGCTTAGCCATAGTTAAAGAACTCGTTGGTTTTATGAATGGCAAAATTGAGGTAACCAGTGAGGTTAAGGTGGGCACGTGTTTTACCTTAACTATTCCGATTGAGCTTGGTAAACAACAAACACAAACACCTAGCCTTAAATCTATTAATAGTCATAGTAATAAGCTATCGGTTTTAGTGGTAGATGATAACGAAATAAACCGTCTTGTATTAGAAGCGGCACTGGACAAGTTTAATATAAAATCAGACTTTGCTATAGACGGCCAAGATGCCCTGTTAAAATGCAAGCAAAAGCATTTTGACCTTATTTTCATGGATTGCATCATGCCTATCATGGATGGTTTCCAGGCCACTAGGCAACTAAAAGCACAAGGTATTTGTGACCCGCAACAAACCTATATTGTAGCGTTAACTGCTAATGCTTCCTCACAAGATAAACTAAACTGTCAGCAAGCGGGTATGGATATGTTTATAGCCAAACCGTTTAAGCTTCCAGCGATAGAAGAAGCAATTACAAATACACTAAAAAGACTGGGCGTAGCCACATTATAA